A window of Metabacillus sp. B2-18 contains these coding sequences:
- a CDS encoding NAD(P)-dependent oxidoreductase — translation MNRERKEISLTDLKQNFEEVEKGLSNREALEEANRCLYCYDAPCIKACPTGIDIPSFIKKISSGNLKGSAKTIMQSNPVGASCARVCPTEELCEGACVLNYSTKPIMIGNLQRFATDWAIHNEQVLFKEGKKNGKRVAIIGSGPAGLSAARELARLGYQVTIFEAEKKAGGLNTYGIVSFRLPQKVTYWEVDQVKKLNVEFKTNTRVGTDVSVETLLRTYDSIILAAGMAQVPKLNIEGEEAIGVYDAIHFVKETKSTEIPTNLIGKKVAVIGAGNTAIDAATCSVRLGAANVKIIYRRTFKEMTAYDFEFEFAKQDGVEFSWLTAPKRIISDETGKVIGLECIKMELSEKSEDGRRYPVEIEGSEYVMEVDAVIRAIGQSRHNQLLENLEVEHQAGVVILANGSQQTSNPKVFACGDVIFGKGQGEAMVVSAAQQGKLAAYELHQKLGSEAIETA, via the coding sequence GTGAATCGAGAAAGGAAAGAAATTTCGTTAACTGACCTAAAACAAAATTTCGAAGAAGTGGAAAAAGGACTTTCAAATCGAGAAGCCTTGGAAGAAGCAAATCGATGTTTATACTGTTATGACGCTCCTTGTATCAAGGCATGTCCTACAGGAATTGATATTCCTTCCTTTATCAAAAAAATCTCAAGTGGGAATCTAAAAGGCTCTGCCAAGACAATTATGCAATCAAATCCAGTTGGCGCTAGTTGTGCCCGGGTATGCCCAACAGAGGAACTTTGTGAGGGGGCATGTGTCCTAAATTATTCTACTAAGCCAATCATGATAGGAAATCTACAAAGATTTGCAACAGATTGGGCCATTCATAATGAACAGGTTCTTTTTAAAGAAGGGAAGAAAAATGGCAAACGTGTAGCGATTATAGGAAGTGGTCCAGCAGGGCTATCAGCAGCTAGAGAGCTAGCTCGATTAGGTTATCAAGTCACCATTTTTGAGGCAGAGAAAAAGGCTGGAGGGTTAAACACATATGGCATTGTGTCCTTTCGTCTACCTCAAAAAGTTACGTATTGGGAAGTTGATCAGGTGAAAAAGCTGAATGTAGAATTCAAAACAAACACTAGGGTCGGTACTGATGTTTCTGTAGAAACGCTTCTCAGGACTTACGATTCTATCATTCTAGCGGCAGGTATGGCACAGGTTCCAAAGTTAAATATAGAAGGAGAAGAAGCTATTGGAGTTTACGATGCCATTCATTTTGTTAAAGAAACAAAATCAACAGAGATTCCGACGAACCTTATTGGAAAGAAGGTCGCGGTTATTGGAGCTGGTAACACAGCCATTGATGCAGCAACCTGTTCTGTAAGGTTAGGTGCAGCAAACGTAAAAATTATTTATCGTCGTACCTTTAAGGAAATGACTGCCTATGACTTTGAATTTGAGTTTGCTAAACAGGATGGAGTTGAATTTAGTTGGTTAACTGCTCCAAAAAGAATTATTTCAGATGAAACTGGAAAAGTCATTGGCCTTGAGTGTATCAAAATGGAATTATCTGAAAAAAGTGAGGATGGTAGAAGGTACCCGGTAGAGATTGAAGGGTCTGAGTATGTGATGGAAGTAGACGCAGTCATACGTGCAATCGGACAATCGAGGCATAATCAATTGCTGGAAAACCTAGAGGTTGAACATCAGGCTGGAGTAGTTATTCTTGCAAATGGTTCACAGCAAACGTCTAATCCAAAAGTGTTCGCTTGTGGTGATGTTATTTTTGGGAAAGGTCAAGGTGAGGCCATGGTTGTGTCAGCAGCACAACAAGGAAAATTAGCTGCCTATGAACTTCATCAAAAGCTAGGTAGTGAAGCTATTGAAACAGCATAG
- a CDS encoding NCS1 family transporter produces MAKNYLKSPDLLPISHDKKKIGAVGFSFIWVGMAVVLAAFAIGGAGVQSLSLGWVVIATIIASLALGFLMTMTGDIGVEHGLSFPVYMRAPFGTVGTHIPSIVRGFVASCWFGVNTYFGSTAMNAILATMVGFDNWFVCFIIFGALQVANTALGIKAVERFADLAAPIIIIISGWMYFTLSDQALQQGREVWSWIESPVTGGAAVTAFIVVIMSNMGFWGTLTADMPSLSRFVKAPLHERNWFKRNKAQIAGNLIAYPIVQTFMVMIGAVSYVAVSNYDPVVALQQSASGLILGILLLMIVFAQWSTNITANLIPAATIFSNVGGPKIPFWAGVVVAGIVGVIVQPWSLFGIITQILLIIGGVLSAIVGILIADYYLIRKRRVNVPDLYESDGQYHYANGINWAGLISWILGGGAAVIFANYSFIVGFVVGAISYLLLGKYWWFEKYKQAELTDPSDEKYLGISVGRNWKIEVEQEVETDVAISPNPTAEKV; encoded by the coding sequence ATGGCAAAAAATTACTTGAAGTCTCCAGATCTATTACCGATATCTCATGATAAAAAGAAAATTGGAGCCGTTGGCTTTTCATTTATATGGGTTGGGATGGCTGTTGTATTAGCAGCTTTCGCTATTGGTGGAGCGGGTGTACAAAGCTTATCCTTAGGCTGGGTTGTTATTGCTACTATTATTGCCTCTTTGGCACTTGGTTTTCTAATGACAATGACAGGTGATATTGGGGTTGAACATGGTTTATCGTTTCCTGTTTATATGAGGGCACCTTTTGGGACAGTGGGAACACATATACCATCGATTGTTCGTGGTTTTGTCGCATCTTGCTGGTTCGGAGTTAACACATATTTTGGATCAACTGCTATGAACGCGATCTTGGCAACAATGGTTGGATTTGATAATTGGTTTGTATGCTTCATTATTTTTGGTGCTCTCCAAGTGGCGAATACAGCGTTAGGGATAAAAGCTGTTGAACGTTTTGCTGACTTGGCAGCACCTATCATCATTATTATTTCGGGATGGATGTATTTCACCTTATCAGATCAAGCATTACAACAGGGCCGTGAAGTATGGTCTTGGATTGAAAGTCCTGTAACAGGAGGGGCTGCAGTTACTGCATTTATCGTTGTTATTATGTCTAATATGGGGTTTTGGGGAACGCTAACAGCTGATATGCCTTCATTATCTCGTTTTGTAAAAGCGCCTTTACATGAAAGGAATTGGTTTAAGCGTAATAAAGCGCAAATAGCAGGAAATTTGATTGCATATCCAATCGTTCAAACATTTATGGTAATGATCGGTGCCGTTTCTTATGTGGCTGTGTCAAACTATGATCCTGTTGTAGCTTTACAACAATCAGCTAGCGGACTTATTTTAGGTATTCTTTTATTAATGATTGTGTTTGCTCAATGGTCAACAAATATAACAGCTAACTTAATACCAGCAGCAACAATCTTCTCAAATGTTGGAGGACCGAAAATTCCATTTTGGGCAGGTGTTGTCGTTGCAGGAATTGTAGGTGTCATCGTTCAACCTTGGAGTTTGTTTGGAATTATTACACAAATTTTATTAATTATTGGGGGAGTACTTTCCGCAATTGTTGGAATCTTAATTGCTGATTATTATTTGATTCGTAAGCGTCGGGTAAATGTACCTGATTTATATGAAAGTGATGGACAATACCATTACGCAAACGGAATAAACTGGGCAGGTTTAATTTCATGGATTCTTGGAGGAGGAGCTGCCGTCATCTTCGCGAATTACTCGTTTATTGTGGGATTTGTAGTTGGAGCAATTAGTTATTTGCTTTTAGGGAAGTATTGGTGGTTTGAGAAATATAAACAAGCAGAGTTAACAGATCCTAGCGACGAGAAATATTTAGGAATCTCTGTCGGTAGGAATTGGAAAATTGAAGTCGAGCAAGAGGTTGAAACGGATGTTGCTATCTCACCGAATCCAACGGCAGAGAAAGTGTAG
- the hydA gene encoding dihydropyrimidinase, which yields MKKLITNGTIVTAVDTYQADIVIENEKIIAIGSNLHIEVDEVIDAKGAYLFPGGIDPHTHLDMPFGGTVTKDDFETGTIAAAFGGTTTVIDFCLTNKGEPLKKAIKTWHDKSKDKAVIDYSFHLMIGEINEEVLSELTSVINDEGITSFKVFMAYKDVFQADDGTLYRTLEAAKELGALVMVHAENGDVIDYLTKKALAEGNTEPIYHALTRPPEIEGEATGRAAKLTELTNSQLYVVHVSCQDAVEKIAEARSKGVDVWGETCPQYLVLDKTYLEKPNFEGAKYVWSPPLREKHHQEVLWNALKSGELQTLGSDQCSFDFNGQKSLGKNDFTKIPNGGPMIEDRMTILFSEGVKKNRITLNQFVDITSTRAAKLFGLFPQKGTIAVGSDADIVIFDPNVERIISAETHHMAVDYNAFEGMAVTGEPVSVLSKGEFVVRDKFFVGKAGKGKFIKRAKYGQHSVRELEIKIPL from the coding sequence TTGAAAAAGTTAATTACAAACGGAACGATTGTAACTGCAGTAGACACGTACCAGGCAGATATAGTAATAGAAAATGAGAAGATTATCGCAATCGGAAGTAATCTTCATATAGAAGTAGATGAAGTCATTGACGCAAAAGGGGCATATCTCTTTCCTGGAGGAATAGACCCCCACACACACCTTGACATGCCATTTGGAGGTACAGTGACGAAGGACGACTTTGAGACAGGCACGATTGCAGCGGCATTTGGTGGAACTACGACTGTTATTGATTTTTGTTTAACAAACAAAGGAGAACCATTAAAAAAGGCAATCAAAACATGGCATGATAAATCAAAAGATAAAGCAGTTATTGATTATAGCTTTCATCTAATGATTGGAGAAATTAATGAAGAAGTGCTAAGTGAACTTACTAGTGTTATAAACGATGAAGGAATTACATCATTCAAAGTATTTATGGCATACAAAGATGTGTTTCAAGCTGATGATGGAACATTATACCGTACATTAGAAGCAGCAAAAGAGCTTGGTGCGCTAGTTATGGTCCATGCTGAAAATGGTGATGTGATCGATTATTTGACAAAGAAGGCATTGGCGGAAGGGAATACTGAACCAATCTATCATGCACTGACAAGACCACCAGAAATAGAAGGTGAAGCAACAGGCAGAGCAGCAAAATTAACAGAGTTAACGAATTCACAACTATATGTGGTCCATGTTTCATGTCAGGATGCCGTAGAAAAAATCGCCGAAGCAAGAAGTAAAGGGGTAGATGTGTGGGGAGAAACATGTCCACAGTATTTAGTTCTAGATAAAACGTATTTAGAAAAACCAAATTTTGAAGGGGCAAAATATGTATGGTCACCACCACTTAGGGAGAAACATCATCAAGAAGTTCTTTGGAATGCTTTGAAAAGCGGTGAGCTTCAAACATTAGGTTCAGATCAATGTTCGTTTGACTTTAATGGGCAAAAATCCTTAGGCAAAAATGATTTTACAAAGATTCCAAATGGAGGTCCAATGATTGAGGATCGAATGACTATTCTATTCTCTGAGGGGGTGAAAAAAAATCGAATTACCCTAAATCAATTCGTTGATATCACCTCAACACGAGCTGCAAAGTTATTTGGCTTATTTCCTCAAAAGGGAACAATAGCAGTAGGTTCAGATGCTGACATTGTTATTTTTGATCCGAATGTAGAGAGAATAATTTCTGCAGAAACCCATCATATGGCTGTCGATTATAATGCCTTTGAAGGTATGGCAGTAACCGGAGAACCTGTTTCTGTTTTATCTAAAGGAGAATTTGTTGTTCGTGACAAATTTTTTGTAGGTAAAGCTGGAAAAGGTAAGTTTATAAAGAGAGCTAAGTATGGACAACATTCCGTCCGAGAACTGGAAATAAAGATACCATTGTAA
- the preA gene encoding NAD-dependent dihydropyrimidine dehydrogenase subunit PreA, with protein sequence MADLHINFAGIKSPNPFWLASAPPTNSGYQVQRAFEAGWGGAVWKTLGEPIINTSSRFAAVSFNGQRVAGFNNIELITDRPLEVNLKEIYETKKKFPHHAIIASVMVEPKQEKWHEIIKRVEDVGVDGFELNFGCPHGMAERGMGAASGQVPELVEKQTSWVKEVATSPVIVKLTPNITDITVTAEAAVQGGADAISMINTINSLAGVDIHSWKTIPHVGGKGAHGGYCGPAVKPIALNMVAECARNSKINVPISGIGGISNWQDAVEFLLMGATGVQVCTAAMHHGFRIVEDMIEGLSNYLDDKGLNSIMEVVGKSVTNYSEWGNLDLNYKVVARINNDTCINCNKCHIACEDTSHQCIDLLRDPIGKTSLKVREEDCVGCNLCSIVCPVDGAIDMVEVKSELPPMSWNERQSVLATMTNSSVNLVK encoded by the coding sequence ATGGCTGATTTACATATTAATTTTGCCGGAATTAAATCACCCAATCCGTTTTGGTTGGCCTCTGCTCCTCCCACAAATTCCGGATACCAAGTACAACGAGCGTTTGAAGCTGGTTGGGGTGGTGCTGTTTGGAAGACTTTAGGTGAACCGATCATTAATACTTCTTCACGCTTTGCAGCAGTTAGTTTTAATGGCCAAAGAGTAGCAGGTTTTAATAATATCGAGCTTATTACTGATCGACCACTTGAGGTGAACTTAAAAGAAATATACGAAACAAAGAAGAAATTTCCCCATCATGCAATTATTGCTTCAGTAATGGTTGAACCGAAACAGGAGAAATGGCATGAAATTATAAAAAGGGTAGAGGATGTCGGTGTAGATGGATTTGAACTAAACTTTGGATGTCCTCACGGTATGGCTGAACGGGGGATGGGTGCTGCTTCTGGTCAAGTCCCTGAATTAGTTGAAAAGCAAACATCTTGGGTAAAGGAGGTTGCCACATCCCCAGTTATTGTAAAGCTCACTCCTAATATTACAGATATAACTGTAACAGCTGAAGCGGCTGTACAGGGGGGAGCGGACGCCATTAGTATGATTAACACAATAAATAGTTTAGCAGGAGTGGATATTCATTCATGGAAAACAATCCCACATGTTGGTGGCAAAGGAGCGCACGGTGGCTACTGTGGGCCAGCAGTTAAACCAATTGCACTCAACATGGTAGCAGAATGTGCAAGAAATTCTAAAATTAATGTCCCTATTTCAGGGATAGGTGGCATTTCCAACTGGCAGGATGCAGTTGAATTTTTACTAATGGGAGCAACTGGAGTTCAAGTATGTACAGCTGCTATGCACCATGGCTTTCGAATTGTTGAAGATATGATTGAGGGTCTATCAAACTATCTAGATGATAAAGGGCTTAATTCTATCATGGAGGTTGTTGGAAAGTCTGTAACCAATTATTCTGAATGGGGAAATTTGGATTTAAACTATAAAGTAGTTGCTCGAATTAACAATGATACTTGCATTAATTGTAATAAGTGTCATATTGCGTGTGAAGATACATCACACCAATGTATTGACTTGCTAAGAGATCCGATAGGAAAGACTTCATTAAAGGTAAGAGAAGAAGATTGTGTAGGTTGTAATTTATGTTCAATTGTATGTCCAGTAGATGGGGCAATCGATATGGTAGAGGTGAAAAGTGAGCTTCCACCAATGAGCTGGAATGAGCGACAATCTGTATTAGCAACTATGACTAATAGTAGTGTTAACCTAGTAAAATGA
- a CDS encoding PucR family transcriptional regulator, giving the protein MKSYISIKKILERKHFEEAEIVAGEKGLGHQIKWVHVVESIQISNLLKGSELILSTGLGWKEEPEQLFSFVRQLIDCHAAGLCIEMNTYIKDIPQNVIDLANSHQFPIILFHKEVLFVEITHDIHSLIINNQYQLLSDLEQYSQILNKMIIEIDQHKDVLLFLQKYLDVQVFAVFHSGKIESFPNMTEKLKQQVLNRKKAENNERSITKPVQIFGDTYAEITIVSTGRLLNDFDSLILDRTTTVLGQFWLRDLYVSEKRIDSEKNWLTDWIEGELREDVLVEQLSKTEQSSPFTGAVVWVCKIKELTVRTVNKEFTYFKLMTRTVFEQFGFHLYFVETKQHFVVISLDKRKSDSWRQRMIKAFQRIQQHDSYNKNTIQEIPVGVGQYVKKNIMNINKSYLSAKKTLELQEFVAVENKSIFYQDLHLYRMLTLLKNQGDLEETVYEYLEPVIEYDRKYNCELLSTLKVYMECNGSKQETSKRLFIVRQTLYHRIEKLEAILGGNFMNSKKRLELEFMLVAYDYLTTHKKEMHLKSPVRL; this is encoded by the coding sequence ATGAAATCATACATCTCAATTAAAAAAATATTAGAGAGAAAGCACTTTGAAGAAGCTGAAATTGTTGCTGGTGAAAAAGGATTAGGGCATCAGATAAAATGGGTTCATGTTGTAGAGTCTATTCAAATAAGTAATTTATTAAAGGGAAGCGAACTTATTTTATCTACTGGTCTTGGTTGGAAGGAAGAGCCTGAACAACTTTTTTCTTTTGTGAGACAATTAATCGATTGTCATGCTGCAGGTCTATGTATTGAAATGAATACTTATATTAAAGATATTCCACAAAACGTAATAGATTTAGCAAATTCTCATCAATTCCCAATTATATTATTCCATAAAGAAGTGCTATTTGTAGAAATTACTCACGATATTCATTCCCTCATCATCAATAATCAATATCAACTCCTCTCTGATTTAGAGCAATATTCTCAAATATTAAATAAAATGATTATAGAAATAGACCAACATAAAGATGTTTTATTATTCCTTCAGAAATATTTAGATGTACAGGTTTTTGCAGTATTTCATTCTGGGAAAATTGAAAGCTTTCCTAACATGACAGAAAAACTAAAGCAACAGGTGTTGAACAGAAAAAAGGCTGAGAATAATGAAAGATCAATAACTAAGCCTGTCCAGATCTTTGGTGATACATATGCAGAGATAACGATTGTTTCTACTGGTCGCCTGCTTAATGATTTCGATTCATTAATCTTAGATCGAACAACAACTGTTCTAGGGCAATTTTGGTTAAGAGATTTATATGTGAGTGAAAAAAGAATCGATAGTGAAAAGAATTGGCTGACAGATTGGATAGAAGGGGAGCTAAGGGAAGATGTATTAGTAGAGCAATTATCGAAGACAGAACAATCTTCTCCGTTTACAGGTGCCGTTGTTTGGGTTTGTAAAATAAAAGAGTTAACAGTAAGAACTGTTAACAAGGAATTTACCTATTTTAAATTAATGACAAGAACGGTGTTTGAACAATTCGGTTTTCATCTGTATTTCGTTGAAACAAAACAACATTTTGTTGTCATTTCATTGGATAAACGTAAATCAGATAGCTGGAGGCAAAGGATGATAAAAGCTTTTCAAAGAATTCAGCAACATGACTCATATAATAAAAATACTATACAGGAAATACCAGTTGGTGTAGGGCAATATGTAAAGAAAAACATCATGAATATAAACAAAAGCTATCTTTCAGCTAAAAAAACTCTTGAACTTCAAGAATTTGTAGCTGTTGAAAACAAAAGCATATTTTATCAGGATCTACATTTATATCGGATGTTAACACTTCTTAAAAACCAAGGGGATTTGGAAGAAACTGTTTATGAGTATTTGGAACCAGTTATTGAATATGATAGAAAGTATAATTGTGAACTATTATCGACATTAAAGGTATATATGGAATGTAATGGATCAAAGCAAGAAACATCAAAACGATTATTTATTGTAAGACAAACACTTTATCATCGTATTGAAAAATTAGAGGCAATCTTGGGTGGAAACTTTATGAATTCAAAGAAGAGACTTGAGCTTGAGTTTATGTTAGTTGCATA